The genomic segment TCAAATTTGTTTCTTGAAGTTCATGGGACTAATCTGATTCATCTGCATACAATAAGGGCCATTCTTAAAGTCGTGTAGTTGGGATGTTGAAGTGGGAAACATGGAAATAATGATATGTACAATGTTATTCCTATCTTAAATGTTGATAACGGAAATCTGTTGGATGTTTAGTGATAGTAAACCGAACCAGGAGAGGGGAACAGAGCAGTGACAGGGGAAGGGGATTAAGGCAAGACAGAGTCTCGGGGCAGGGTAGGGCAAGGCAGGGCAGGGACTCGGGGTAGGGCAGTGCAGGGGCCCggggcagggtagggcaggggcTGAGAGCAAGGCAGTGCAGGGGCCCggggcagggtagggcaggggcTGAGAGCAAGGCAGTGCAGGGGCCCggggcagggtagggcaggggcTGAGGGCAAGGCAGGACAGGGGCCCggggcagggtagggcaggggcTGAGGGCAAGGCAGGACAGGGGCCCggggcagggtagggcaggggcTGAGAGCAAGGCAGTGCAGGGGCCCggggcagggtagggcaggggcTGAGGGCAAGGCAGGACAGGGGCCCggggcagggtagggcaggggcTGAGAGCAAGGCAGTGCAGGGGCCCggggcagggtagggcaggggcTGAGGGCACAGGCAGGCCCGGCAGGgtagggcgggggcggagggcaaGGCAGGACAGGGGCCCggggcagggtagggcaggggcTGAGGGCAAGGCAGGACAGGGGCCCGAggcagggtagggcaggggcTGAGGGCAAGGCAGGACAGGGGCCCggggcagggtagggcaggggcTGAGGGCAAGGCAGGACAGGGGCCCggggcagggtagggcaggggcTGAGAGCAAGGCAGTGCAGGGGCCCggggcagggtagggcaggggcTGAGGGCAAGGCAGGACAGGGGCCCggggcagggtagggcaggggcTGAGGGCAAGGCAGGACAGGGGCCCggggcagggtagggcaggggcTGAGAGCAAGGCAGTGCAGGGGCCCGAGGCAGGgtagggcggggggtgggggcaaggCAGGACAGGGGCCCggggcagggtagggcaggggcTGAGAGCAAGGCAGTGCAGGGGCTCggggcagggtagggcaggggcAGAGGGCAGGGCAGGACAGGGGCCCggggcagggtagggcaggggcTGAGGGCAAGGCAGGACAGGGGCCCggggcagggtagggcaggggcTGAGAGCAAGGCAGTGCAGGGGCCCGAggcagggtagggcaggggcTGAGGGCAAGGCAGGACAGGGGCCCGGGGCAGGGTAGGACAGGGGCTGAGGGCAAGGCAGGACAGGGGCCCggggcagggtagggcaggggcTGAGAGCAAGGCAGTGCAGGGGCCCggggcagggtagggcaggggcTGAGGGCAAGGCAGGACAGGGGCCCggggcagggtagggcaggggcTGAGAGCAAGGCAGTGCAGGGGCCCggggcagggtagggcaggggcTGAGGGCAAGGCAGGATAGGGGCCCAgggcagggtagggcaggggcTGAGGGCAAGGCAGGACAGGGGCCCggggcagggtagggcaggggcTGAGAGCAAGGCAGTGCAGGGGCCCggggcagggtagggcaggggcTGAGGGCAAGGCAGGACAGGGGCCCggggcagggtagggcaggggcTGAGAGCAAGGCAGTGCAGGGGCCCggggcagggtagggcaggggcTGAGGGCAAGGCAGGACAGGGGCCCggggcagggtagggcagggACTCGGGGTAGGGCAGGACAGGGGCCCggggcagggtagggcaggggcTGAGGGCAAGGCAGGACAGGGGCCCggggcagggtagggcaggggcTGAGAGCAAGGCAGTGCAGGGGCCCggggcagggtagggcaggggcTGAGGGCAAGGCAGGACAGGGGCCCggggcagggtagggcaggggcTGAGAGCAAGGCAGGACAGGGGCCCggggcagggtagggcaggggcTGAGAGCAAGGCAGTGCAGGGGCCCggggcagggtagggcaggggcTGAGGGCAAGGCAGGACAGGGGCCCggggcagggtagggcagggACTCGGGGTAGGGCAGGACAGGGGCCCAgggcagggtagggcaggggcTGAGGGCAAGGCAGGACAGGGGCCCggggcagggtagggcaggggcTGAGAGCAAGGCAGTGCAGGGGCCCggggcagggtagggcaggggcTGAGGGCAAGGCAGGACAGGGGCCCggggcagggtagggcaggggcTGAGAGCAAGGCAGGACAGGGGCCCggggcagggtagggcagggACTCGGGGTAGGGCAGGACAGGGGcccagggcagggcagggcaggtgCTGAGGGCAAGGCAGGACAGGGGCCCGGGACAGGGGCTAGGCCGGCCATCAGCAGATAAGTGTCGACCCATCACCCTGAGGAGGACGTTAGGGAGAGCCGAGGCACGAACGGGGAGGCAAACAGCTTTCCGATAATCGAAATCACCTTCGGATGAACACTCCtccgtctcttttcctcttcggGAGCTGGACGAGGGACCGGCCTGATGACGAGCTCATCGGCCGCCCAACTGTTGCGTCTGGGGTGGTTCGGATGGGCAGACACAGGCGTACTTACATAGATATACGGTGGGTTATGTGCACTTACCTAGGCACACATGTAGGTAAATGGATGCAATCGTACATGCGAACGCTTCCTCGtggacacacataaatacaaatacgaaTAACCAAAGTCATacacgtaatcacacacacatacataaacacacaagcacacacacacacacgcacatacatagacacacacacacacacacacacacacacacacacacacacacacacacacacacacacacacacacacacacacacacacacacacacacacacacacacacacacacacacacacacacactcgcaaccaCACGAGCATACAATACACATGTCCACATACTATTCCAATATGCAAAATACAGCAATAATATCCCCCACAACATAAACAATAtcacaaaagacaaagacaacgatagcacaaaaccacaaaaaagaattCTCCAGCATTTCAATAATAATACTCAAAACCTTCCGCCTGCAGGATTTACCGCcagattcccgttttctcttttttccgttttcttttccctctttctttttgttcttatttttttttctcttttttgtggtgGCTTCGAGGCAGACACGTTCGGCGCGGAGCTGACACCCCCCGCTACCAAGGGAGTTTCAAGGAGGATCCACAGCTTTACCCACAGTGTCATGGAGGATTTAACTTCCTTTATACtctatgttttgttattatttatgatttgtGCTTTATACATTACGTTTAGATATTTTCTTTATGTTGATAGGATGATATTTCCATGAGATAAGATGGTCTTTAACATACTATTGCCAGAGGAAGGCCAAGTACCAGTcatataagatagataaatatatagatacatagatagagagttagatagataggtagttagatggagagagataaatagatctatatgaagatagacaaatggatagagagatagagatagcgaggaagagaggacgcTGCTAAAGGTACCTTCGGGAGAGTCCTAAGTGTACTGAAAGAATTTTACGACACTACGCCttggtaaggagagaaagagagaagctttTGAAGTTTCTTTGGCTACCCCTTCGTTCTTTGTCCGTTTGTAGGGTATAGGGAGCGTCTTGGCAATGGGTTTAATGAGGTTATTTATCCGAGAGCTGGTAGTGTAGCTTTAAGAGTAGATATGAAAGTCCCGTGAAAAATGAAATGTCTTCCCGGGCTCAGCGGGGAAGATGTACAGAGCTTCGACCCAAATCTGGATAAAGTTCCCTCTCCATTAAAGGCTTAACTGTCGATCACTGGATTATATATAGACTGCACTCCTAAAATCTTAATGGTATCATGATTGAAAAGAGACACCTGCTGTAAAATGACCCGCAGTCTCTCCATTGCCTTTCTGGCGTGGAAAGGCAGCAGCATGATCGATTGCGTCATAGGACAGATAAGCATCTAGGATTCATCCCGCGAGCTCAGGCGAGGCGAAGGCTATTGGTATCGGAAGAAGGATTGGGGGCAAAATAAGGGCACTTGGAAATAGAATCTTCAAGCCTCGCGTAACCGATACAAATTGCAAAATCTGTACCGGTGTCAAGAACCCGAAATTGAAAACCGCTTCTTCCTCATGACAAGTGCACCGCGGCGTCAGTGCCTCATTCCGGGGCCTTATATAGAAGGAGGTGCTGCAGCCAGGGCTTACTCGGGTTAACAAAGCCTGTCCTTTTAAGCTTAGGGATAAATCTCGTTAATTTGTCAACCGAGCCATAGGAGGAAACGCCATCATTTTGAGAGAAATTACAGTGCTACGACTCGACTGCCGTGACTAGTCGTGTACGTTGTAAATTCTCGAGAGTAAACAAACGGTTTTACAACAAGGAGCGCTGTACACTGGGATCTAGTTATTACTGTAACATGAGTTCGCGTTAAATCTATGGCGGAACAGTAGCATGTGAGGTTGAAAGATTATTGCGAAGAAAAACGCGAGATGGTGCCGCTGGTACAATGAACTACAGGTGCTATGGCGAAGGAGGACTGTTTGGTTCTTGTGAAAATCAACCATATGATTAGAGAAGAATTATTGTATCTGCTGAAATCATTCTGAATTACTGTTTACACTGGATTATAAGtgaacattttattttattttttattttcattattattattattattatttgtaaatgtAAACAATAGTATAAGTgagcatttttttatattttttatatatatttttttgtaaatgtaaACAATATAATATTTCGGAAGGATTGCTTATGCAGGAATTAGTTGATAcgatctttttatctatttatttaatcaagTTTGAATATACTAGTAGATAGGCAATTACGTAAGAGGCCTAAGCGTGCGTGAAAATTGCATGTATCGCTCAGATTAACTTCCTAGACGATGGTCggggaaagaaaaagtaaatcttAAAACTTAAAAAGAACAACTTGTTCATCCTTAACTAATTACAGAGGAAAAGTTAGAGGCTCCGACAAAACCCAACGTACCAGccaatctactctctctctctctgtctctcccccctccctccctcccacctcctctctctctgtctgcttctctctctctctctctctctctctctctctctctctctctctctctctccctccctccccctctctctccctccctcccacctcctctctctctccctctgcttctctctctgtctcttctctctctctctctctctctctctctctcttctctctctctctctctctctctccctctctccctcccttcctccctccccctctctctctctctcctcccacctcctctctctctgtctatttctctctctctctctgcttctcttctttcctgtttctctcttctctcttctttcttctttctctccttctctctctctctctctctccttccctctcccctgtcctttctccccctccctccctcccatctctcctccttaccctccctttctctctatccctcccacttttcttcctctcctttatctttatctaccatttctctactctctctccctctatccctcttctcccctcctttctgtctctcttctccctcctttctcaattCCTTCCTATCTGTTCTTCTTAAGGTCAGGAACCCAGAGCTCGAGGCGAcggtatgtatataaaaaaaagcgcCATAATTAATGAGGCAACACCTTTATAACGGGCAATACCACGGCACCTTATCTTGATTATGGTCCGACCCAATatagaaagaaaccaaaaaaaaaaaaaaaaaaaaaaaaaaaaaaaacatgcgtcCCGAATAAGATGGAACAAATCTTGAGAAACCAGAACTAAAATGAATTCTAAGATTATGATAAGACGGAGCGAAttttaagggaaaaaaaggagctAAGATACATTTCGAAATTATAGACTATCGTCATATACACTATAATAAATCAGAAATCGGGGATTATGCAATGGAAATATAGATCATGTGCTGCGCTACAGATGACGACTCatacgaaataaaaaatattcacccaCATTTCCGAAATAAAACGTTCAAATCAATCAAACGTATGAAACGCCCTTCTCTCCCAGctcgaaaaagggaaaaaatcatgaTCATTGGTGGATACGAAAATATttggatagaagagagaaagagagacagagggagggagggagggagggagagagagagagagagagagagagagagagagcgagagagagagagagagagagagagagagagagagagagagagagagagagagagagagagagagggagagagagagggagagagagagggagggagggagggaaggagggaggaggagggagaggaggagaggaggagagggaggagggaggagagggaggagggagggagaggggaggagggagggagagggaggagggagggagagggaggagggagggaggagggagggagagggaggagggagggagagggggggagggggagggagggagggagggagggagggagggaggaggagagagaggagagagagagagagagagagagagagagagagagagagagagagagagagagagagagagagagagagagagagagagagagagagagagagagagagagagagagagagagagagagagagagagagagagagagagctagtgagatagagagatatatatatagatagatagatagatagagagagagagagagagagagagctagctgagagagagagagagagagagctagtgagagagagagagagagagagagagagagagagagagagagagagagagagagagagggagagggagaggagagaggagagagggagagagagagagagagagagagagagagagagagagagagagagagagagagagagagagagagagagagagagagagctagtgagatagatagataggtagatagatagatagatagagagagagagagatagagctagtgagagagagaaagagagagctagtgagagagagagagagagagagagagagagagagagagagagagagagagagagagagagagagagagagagagagagagagagagagagagagtgagatagagagatagagagatagatagatagatagagagagagagatagagctagtgagagagagagagagagagctagtgagagagagagagagagagagagagagagagagagagagagagagagagagagagagagagagagagagagagagagagagaaagagagagagagagagagagagagagagagagagagagagagagagagagagagagagagagagagagaaagagagagagagatagagagagagtgagagagagagagagagagagagagagagagagagagagagcgaggggcgtagagaaagagagagagagagagagagacagacagacagagagaaagaaagagagagagagagagatagtgataatgagagaaagagagagagagagatagtgacaatgagagaaagagagcgagacagtgtgagagtaaaagaaggaaaagagagaaaaaaattgcaaatgaaacacaaacaaaaaacaaacaaacgaagaatcacccccccccaaaaaaaaaaaatcaagcacctCAGACTAAAAAGCACccatacagccccccccccccccgaagaccAACAGCACAATAATACTATATCCAAACGAGCGTGAGTTGGTAATAGATATTAATTGTGCTGTCAGGCCGCGAGACAGGGAGAGGACGAGCAGTTAGTCAGAACAGCCGCTGGAACGTTGTGGAATAAAGGAAATGACAAGAatgggacgaagaggaagagggggaggagggggtggaagaagaggaaatggaagaggaagaggaagagggggaggaggaagaagaggaaatggtagaggaagaggaggaggaagaggagagggtggaagaggaagaagaggatgatgaggaaggggaggagggggaggaagaggtgaaaatagaagaggaagaagaagaggaggggagggaagaagagaatgaggaagaggaggaggtggaggatgaagagaatgatgaagaaggggagaaagaagaggaggaggaagatggaagagaagaaggaagaggaagagtaggaagattgaagagaagaaagaaaaggaagaggaggaggtggaggcaggagagaaaaaagaagaggaagaggagtaggaggtggagaaaggagagatgatggaaaaggaagaggagggaagaggaaggtgaagaagaggaggagaaggaagaagaggaagaggaaaagggaaaaagtaggAAAGATAGACGAGAcagaaatagtaaaataaatgataataataacactatcacAAGAGTcacaaagtaataacaacaataaacaataaagataaaaataaatacaagagtCACAGAGtaccagtaataacaacaataaccaataaagacaataataacaaacacatcaACGCCATGTAAACACAAAGAACACAGTCAACGGAACTCGAAAGACACACACCATACGCAGCCAGTCACCAGTTTGTCTAGTAAACGCAGACACAGCCACTCAAAACGCCCGTAAACAAAATAATTGTTGCGAAATGAGGccgcccttctcccccccctccctctcctccccgcccctccaaccccttatccttcccctccttctcctatactctattcccctcctccccttcgtctctcgaatcccttatccttccctccttctcctatcctctatccccctccactccctctcttagtCCCCTagattcttccctccctttcctattccctatcccccttcccccactcccccaccatcccctagattcttccttacccttcctattctctatccccttcctccccctccctctctccatcccctgatccttccctcccccatcccctctctcccacccctccatcccttcatccctccctatcccccccccccatgaaggACTTTATTTGCACAGCCAGATGAACGTcgcaataaatattcatatatgcaaagtGTGCGGGTAGCTTGCTTTAAAAAAAGGGAGCAGTTTAAAGACCATACGATATCAGGGCAATTAAAATGTCCCGCAGTGTGGCCGTGTGACTGGCACTTGGCACAGAGATCTTccgatttgtctttttttattatttatctattttttttaagggggggcggggaaaagggggtgggggaggtagaggaggaggggtttgTTTACATCAACGgggttgttgatttttgttgtttattcatctgtttattcatcctATCGGAATGGATAACATATTTTGATGTTGATGGTATGTTCAAGTCCTTCTTTTCCTTGtaattatctttgtttcttcttaATTCCACGAACAGTttacgaaggagggagaataagagctCAGGAGATGGACATTATGCAAGAATGATGTGACTGTAATGGCGGATAATTTGTCCAATTACTTACCATaaggacaaaaaagagagagaaaaaaagagagaagaaaaagagaaacaacaacaaaaaaatagcgTCCGGTGCCTCACGGTTCACGGTTCGCGGACGTAAAAACGCGGCTACAACCACCGTGAAATGtaagaggatgaaaaaaggaagaggaaaaaaaagagaaagaaagaaaaacaacaacagaacaaccaTTACGCAATAGGaaatggacagaaagagaaaaaaaagagaaaagaaaaaggaaaaatagacccCTACTCTTccaaccaaaagaaagaaacgaaaaacagagaaaaaaaaatgcataaaaatagaaaaacaaaaacaaaaataaagcagACTGAAACCGGAAGAGCGGAAACAACTCGTGACTTGATGCGACTCTCTATTATCGTCCTTAAAGATGTAGACAAGGCTCCGGGGTCGTTGCAGCTCCTCGACGCCCGGCGCGAGGC from the Penaeus vannamei isolate JL-2024 chromosome 1, ASM4276789v1, whole genome shotgun sequence genome contains:
- the LOC113821131 gene encoding proline-rich protein 36-like, with translation MGRHLSADGRPSPCPGPLSCLALSTCPALPWAPVLPYPESLPYPAPGPCPALLSAPALPCPGPLSCLALSPCPTLPRAPALPCSQPLPYPAPGPCPALPSAPALPCPGPLSCPTPSPCPTLPRAPVLPCPQPLPYPAPGPCTALLSAPALPCPGPLSCLALSPCPTLPRAPVLPCPQPLPYPAPGPCTALLSAPALPCPGPLSCLALSPCPTLPRAPVLPYPESLPYPAPGPCPALPSAPALPCPGPLHCLALSPCPTLPRAPVLPCPQPLPYPAPGPCTALLSAPALPCPGPLSCLALSPCPTLPWAPILPCPQPLPYPAPGPCTALLSAPALPCPGPLSCLALSPCPTLPRAPALPCSQPLPYPAPGPCPALPSAPVLPCPGPLSCLALSPCPTLPRAPALPCSQPLPYPAPGPCPALPSAPALPCPGPLSCPALCPCPTLPRAPALPCSQPLPYPAPGPCPALPPPPALPCLGPLHCLALSPCPTLPRAPVLPCPQPLPYPAPGPCPALPSAPALPCPGPLHCLALSPCPTLPRAPVLPCPQPLPYPAPGPCPALPSAPALPCLGPLSCLALSPCPTLPRAPVLPCPPPPPYPAGPACALSPCPTLPRAPALPCSQPLPYPAPGPCPALPSAPALPCPGPLHCLALSPCPTLPRAPVLPCPQPLPYPAPGPCPALPSAPALPCPGPLHCLALSPCPTLPRAPALPCSQPLPYPAPGPCTALPRVPALPCPTLPRDSVLP